The following nucleotide sequence is from Mycobacterium sp. Z3061.
GCGGTGCTGGGTAGCGGACTGGACGCCGGCCAGCTGCGCAGTGCGGCACGAGAAGTGCTGAGCGCGTTCAAGATTCCATCGGTGTGGCTTTTGCTGAACTCCGATGACGACGTGCCCCGTGGCGGTACCGGAAAGGTCGACACCCGTCGGCTGCGGGAGCTGCTGAGTGCTCAGGGCACCCGCGTCCAGGGCTGACAGTTCTGCGACTCGAACGCCTTCACCGAGGTGTTGATGTTGGCGAACATCGGGCCGACCGAGATATTCGTCTGCAGCACATGCTCCTTGTTCGCATCGGGCGTGCTGTAGGTGAACCACGCGCACATCGAGTCCTGGGTCGGCACGTTGTTGATCCACACCCCGAACGTCGAGGCCGACCCGGCCGTGCGGTAGAGACCGGGCGCTATGTCAGGCCCGACCACGAACACGCCGTTGCCTGGTATCGGGTCCAACGGCTCGGCTCCGGCCGGCGGCGCCGCCGTGATCGCTGACACGCAGGCCATGAGCACCGCGGTGGTAGGCAATACGCGCATTTGATTCCCCTGTCCTGCGACCCGTACGGGCAGCGTATGTCTCCGGTCACGCCACGACAAGGCCGTCAGTGCTCGGCTCGAACCACCACCCCACGCTCGATGAGGTGGTCGATCAGCGGAATCGCGCTGGCGGCCAGATGTTCCGACATGGCGGCACGGGCCTGCTCCGCGTCATGCCTGGCCAGCGCATCCAGCACCCTCCGATGGTCCTTGACGGCTTGGTCGGGCCAGTGCTCGATCATCGGGAACACCGACTCGGGGGCGTAGCGGGTGATCTGCGACATCAGTTGCGCGAGTTTGGCCGAATCCGCGGCGATATTGATGGCCCGGTGGAACTCGTGGTTCAGTCGCACCGTGCGCTCGTCGTCGTCGGCGGCGTACGCGGCCTCGAGCTGATTCTGGATCTGCTGGAGTTCGCGCAACTGGTCATCGGTGATGTTCAGCGCGGCACGCGCGGCGAGTTGTCCGCCGACGTGGGCCTGAACGTTGGCGACATCGGCGAGGTCGCGTTGCGTCAGCGGCAGCACCACAAAGCCGCGTCGAGGTTGTTGGGCGACAAGACCTTCGGCGCGCAGCGCGAACAGTGCCTCTCGCACCGGCGTCACGCTGATGCCCAGTTCCATGGCCAGCTGGTCCAGCCGCACGTACTGCCCCGCCGCGTAGGTGCCCTCGAAGATCCGCTTCCGCACGAAGGCCGCGACGTCCTCGGAAAGCTGCGGACGCGCACCGAAGTCGGGAACGG
It contains:
- a CDS encoding GntR family transcriptional regulator yields the protein MTVPDFGARPQLSEDVAAFVRKRIFEGTYAAGQYVRLDQLAMELGISVTPVREALFALRAEGLVAQQPRRGFVVLPLTQRDLADVANVQAHVGGQLAARAALNITDDQLRELQQIQNQLEAAYAADDDERTVRLNHEFHRAINIAADSAKLAQLMSQITRYAPESVFPMIEHWPDQAVKDHRRVLDALARHDAEQARAAMSEHLAASAIPLIDHLIERGVVVRAEH